GACGCCGTTGCGGATCGCCGCATGGACCACGTTCTCCGCACCGTAGACGTTGGTGTGGATGCACTCCATCGGGTTGTATTCGGCCGTCGGCACATGCTTCAGCGCCGCCGCGTGGATGCACAGGTCGACCTCCCGCATCGCAAGGTCAAGCCTCCCGCGGTCGCGCACGTCGCCGATGAAGAAGCGCAGCCGCGGCAGCCATTCGGCCGGCAGGGACTGCTGCATCTCGTACTGCTTGAACTCGTCGCGCGAGAAGACGATGACGCGGCGCGGACTGGCGCGCTCCAGCAGGGTGCGGACGAAGCGGGACCCGAAGGACCCGGTTCCGCCGGTCACCAGCACCGAGCGGTCGGAGAACTCGCCCAGCCCGGCGGACAGCCATGCGGCGGCGGATGCGGCTTCCTGAGGATCGAAAACGGCCATGGAACCCGAAAGATATAAGACGGCAAGGTAGGAACGTTGCCAGACTTTGCGCTCGGGTGTCCAGCGGCAGTGCCGGAAAGCGCATCGTCGAGTCCCTTCCGGCGACCATCCGTCAGCCGGCGGCGGCGGCGCGCAGCAGCCCGACCAACCGTGGGGCGGTGACGGCCAGGGAGTACTGCGCCTCCACCTTGGCGCGGCCGGCCGCACCCATCCGGGACCGCAGGCCGGGATCCCTGGCCAGGCGACGCAGCGCCTCCAGCCACTCGTCCGGCGTCTCGGCCAGGAAGCCGTTGACGCCATGCTCCACGATGTCGCGGTTGACTCCCACCGGCGAGGCGATCACCGGCTTGCCGCAGGCCATGTACTGGATCAGCTTGTAGCCGCACTTGCCCTGCTCCCAGGGCGTGTCGTCGAGCGGCATGATGCCGATGTCGAACGCGGCGATATGCCCCGCCTCGCTGTCCTCGCTCCAGGGGTGGTGATCGGTGGAAGGGCCGTACAGGACCTTGGGGTTGGCCCCCACCAGACTCAGCCGCGCCCCGGTTTCCGCCTCGAGTCGCCGCAGCGGCCCGGCGATCAGGCTGAGGTAGTGATCGGTCATCGGCGAACCGATCCAGCCGACCACCGCCGGTCCGTCGGCCGGTGCCGGAGGCGGTAGTGGATAGCGGTCGAGGTCCACCACGGTCGGCAGGATCTCCACCGCCCGGGCCCCCGCCGCGGCGGCGCGGTCGGCAAGATAGGCGTTGCCCGCGGTGACCAGGGCCGCCCGGCGCATCACCCGGTCGAGCTTGCGCCCCAGGAGGTGCCGGACCAGCGGCCAGCGGCTGCGGTCATAATGATGGAACCAGGCGTCGTCGAAATCGACGATGTAGGGCGGCGCATTCCGCAGGAACCAGCTCTCTATTCCATAGGGCAGCCAGGGCAGGAGTTCCTTCTCGATCCACAGAAGGTCGAACCGGCACAGCCCGGCCATGTGGCGTAGCCGGTCGGCGTAGGCGGCGGCGATGCGCAGGGGCGAGCGCGGCTTGCCGGCGTACAGCGCCTCCAGATAGGAGTCCGGCAGCAAGGGGGCCACCGATACCGACAGTCCCGCCTCGGCGAGAGCCGGCAGGAACTGGTAGTGCCGGATACGGCTGCTGGGCCCCATCGGGCTGTAACGGGTGAGCAGCAGGATACGCATGGCCGCGGGTGGTGTTTCTTCTGACAATGGCACGGCGGCGGCGTTTTCTGGAGACCAGGGGCGGCGAGCCGTAGCGGGCGGGGCGGCCGGAGGCAGGCCGGACCCGCAGGTGCGGTCCGATTTCCTTGGAACGTTCAGTGCGCGGCGCGGAACCGGATACAGTGCATCTTCCCCAAAGAGGCCGGGCAGATCCACCGGCACATTATGTGTCGGAATGTTTTGCAGGATCCGCGGTTATTGTCCATTGGGCGAATTCGGTTTGTTTGTGTACCACTTAAGCGGCGCGTGCCCTGGGCAGGGTATCCGATTGGGCTGTTTCATTCCGCACTTGCAAATTGGGCATACCGATGATATCGAGCCTAGTGTGTGCCACAAGGCTCAAAGCTTTAGCCACTTTGGCGGGGGTTTCAAAACATGGCAGTTTCGTCCACGATCACTGGTGGCATCACCAATGCCACCGACACGTCCACCCTTGCGGGTGCGATCATCAAGAACACCAGCCTGGTGAACTCGGCCAATCTGACCAGCACCCCCTTGCTGGTGACCAGCGCCGCCAGCCCTGTGGATCCCGGAACCGCTTCCGGCGTCGCCCTGATCGCGTCCACGGTTGCCGGCGCAGTAACCCTGCTCGGCGGTGCGGGCAACAACAACCTGCTCGTCGCCAACGACAAGGCTGGGACTGTCCTGCAGGCGGGTACCGGCATTGGCCAGACCCTGGTCGGTGGCACGGGTGGCCAGCTTCTCGGCACTTCCGCCACGGGCAACGGTGCGGCCACCATCCTGGGCGGTACGGGGTCGGACACGGTCGTTGCTGCGGCCGGCAACAATGTGCTGACCGCTGGTGAAGGCAACAACACCATCGTGGCTGTCGGCGGCAACAACCGGATTTTTGCCGCCGGCAATGATACCGTTTTTGCTGCAGGCGGTAACGCCACCATCGGTGCCGGTACTGGTAACTCCACGCTCTTCGTCACCAGTGGCAACAACCTGATCACCGGCGGCCAGGGCAACACCACCATCGCCGCCGCGGCCGGCAACAACACCATCTTCGGCGGCTCGGGCAACACCACCATCGCTGGCGGCGGTGGCAACGACGTGCTGATCGGTGGCACCAGCAAGTCCGCCAACGTCGTCATCGGCGGCTTCGCCGGCAACGACACCCTCATCGGCGGCGTCGGCAACGACACGCTGTTCGGCGGTGACGGCAACGACGTCTTCGTGTTCAGCACGGTCTTCGGCGGCGGCAAGCACATCATCGGCGACTTCAAGGCCGGCACCGACCTCATCGCGGTCCAGGGCTACGGCATGACCGCCGCCCAGGTTGCCAGCAGCGTCACGGTCACCGGCGGCAGCTCGGTGATCTCGCTCAGCGACGGTACGCAGATCACGATCGCCGGCGTCACTGGTCTGACGGCCAGCAGCTTCGCGGTCTAATAAAAACCCCTGCACATGCCTTATGGACCTGCCGAGCAATCGGCGGGTCCATTTTTATATCAACGGCCTTCTTCCCCGGTCGCAGGTCCGTTCCCATCGATTCCGCCTTTCCGTCGGCCGATTCCTCTCCAGGGCGGATGCGGTGGCCCGGTGCCCGGAAGGGATCCTCACTCCTATGCAAGTTCCTCTGGATTTGAAGGATCAGGCATCCCGGCAGCAGCTCGACCGGCTGCTCGACGCCGACCGAGTCGCCGAAGCCGAGGACGTCGCCCGCGCTTTGCTGGCGGACGAGGACTCCCATGTTCAAGGAGCGACCGGCCTGGCCCGCTGCGCCTTCGCCCGCGACGATCTCGACGGAGCGTTGCGCTGGTCCGGGCGGGCTGCGCGCTTCGCCCCCAACGACATCGCCCTCAAGGCCTTTCACGGTGCCCTTCTGACTGCCGCAGGGCGCCCCGCCGAGGCCGTCGCCCTGCTGGAGAACCAAGCTGAACAGGCGGTCACCCCGACCGCGTCGATCGCCCTGGCACAGGCACTGGCCCGTCTCGGCAGCCAGGACCGGCTGCTGCCGCTGGTCGCCCGCCTGCTCCACCGCTTTCCGCCGGCCATCGCACCCCTGCTGGCCGACCTGGCCGAGCATACGGTGCTTTCCGGCATGACGGTCGGCTGGGCGGCAGCCGATCCGGACCTGTGCATCACCGGCGCCTTGTCCGTGAAGGAGGGGATTTCCGCGGATTCGGTGCTACGCATCGATTCGCCGCACGGACCGCTTCTGGCGCTTGCCCTGCCTGCCTTCCTGCAGCGTTTCGGACGATCCGGCGGGCCGCAGGGCCTCTTCCGCTTTGCCGTCCCGCTCGACGCGACAACGGAGGGAGAGGAGTTGGCTCTCACCCTGAGCGGCGTGCCGCTGCTGGGGTCTCCCCTGCGCCCCCTGCGCTGCGCTCCGGTCGAGGGAAGCGCCGTGCTGGAAGGCAGCGTCCTGTCCGGCTGGGCCTGGTGTCCCGGTGATCCCCCACGGCAGGTGGCCGTACGGGTCGGCGACTCCACCGGCCGATCCGTGACCTTCGCCGCCGACCGCCCGATCGAGGCTCCCGGGGACTTCGGAATGGAGGACGGGAAGTACGGCTTTCTCCTCGACCTGGAGAAGACGTCGCTGACCCCCGGCCTGCTGCAGGTTACCGCGGGGGCGGGCGATACTCCGCTCGCCGGCAGCCCCCTGCCCTGGCCCGGCCCGAACCGGGCAATCCGGCTGCCGGCTCCCGTCCTTCCACCACCTGCCCGCCCGGGCCGCAGCCTGCGCCCCCCCGCCGCCATCGACGTGGTGATCCCGGTCTACCGGGGCCGGTCGGAGACACTGGCCTGCCTGCATGCGGTCCTCGCCACGGTGGCGGGCCTGCCCTGCGAGATCGTCGTGGTCGACGACGCCACTCCCGAACCGGACCTCGCCCGCGACCTCGACGCTCTTGCGGCCGAAGGGCGAATCACCTTGCTGCGCAACGAGCGCAACCTCGGCTTTCCGGCCACCGTCAACCGCGGGCTGAAGTCGCATTTCGACGGGGTGCGGGCCAAGCGGGACGTCGTGCTGCTCAACGCGGACACGCTGGTCGCCGGCGATTGGCTGGTCCGGCTGCGGGCCGCAGCATGGTCGGCCCCCGACATCGGTACGGTGACGCCCCTGTCCAACGACGCGACGATCCTCAGCTATCCTTCCGGGCAGAAGCGGCCGCCGGCGCCGACATCCGCCGGGACACAGGCGCTCGACCGGATCGCCGCCACCGTGAATGCCGGCCTGCGGGTGGAGTTGCCGACCGCGGTCGGCTTCTGCACCTATATCCGGCATGACTGCCTGGAGGAGACCGGGCTGCTGGAGGAGCGTCTCTTCGGACGGGGGTACGGCGAGGAGAACGACTTCTGCCTGCGCGCCCGGCAGCGGGGCTGGCGCCATGTCGCCGCGGCCGACGTCTTCGTCGCGCATGTCGGCGGCCGCTCCTTCGGTCGCCACAAGACCATCCTCGGCGCCCGCAACGGCCGGCTTCTGGAGAGCCTGCACCCCGGATACGATGCGCTGGTGCGCGCCTTCATCAAGGACGACCCGCTGATGGCGGCGCGGCGGCGGCTCGACCTTGCCCGCTGGACGGCCGGACCGGACCACCAGGCCATCCTGCTGGTCACGCTGGGTGGCCGCGGCGGCGTCGCCCGCTTCGTGGAGGAACGCAGCGCCGCCCTGCGCGCGGAGGGCCGGCGGGTTCTGCGCCTCGTGCCCGAGACCGACGAGGATGAGGAGGCCGGGGACGAGCGGGATGCGAAAAGGCGGGACGGAGAAGGGAAAGGCGACGACAGACGCGCGTCCCCCGCACCGCTCCCGGCCGAGCGGCGCTGCCGGATCGTGGTGGACGCCCGCCCCGACCTGCACGACCTGACGTTCCGCACCCGCACCGAGTTCGCGGAACTCGTGTCCGCCCTGCGGCAGGCCGGCGTCGCGGCGGTGGAGTTCCACCACCTGATGGGCCATGACCCTCTGGTGCTCGATCTGCCGGGACGGCTCGGGGTGCCATACGACCTCGTCGTCCATGACTATGGCCTGATCTGCCCCCGCGTGAACCTGGTGGACGGCGGCGGCCGTTATTGCGGCGAACCGGACCTCGCCGCCTGCGAGCGCTGCACCGCCGATCCACGGGACCGTTTCGACCCGGACCTGACGGTGACCGCGCTCCGCCGGCGCAGCCGCCATCTGGCCGCCGGAGCGCGGCGGATCACGGTGCCGACGCGTGACGTGGCCGACCGCCTGCTGCGCCATATCCAGCCCCGCCCTGTCACCGTCACACCCTGGGAGACGGTGGTTCCGGTTCCCGGCCCCCGGCCGCCGCGCACCCGCGAGGGCCGATGGCGCATCTGCACCATCGGTGCCGTCGGCATCCAGAAGGGCTACGAGATCCTGCTGGCCTGCGCGCGGGACGCGGCGGCGCGCGACCTGCCGCTGGAGTTCGTGGTGGTCGGCTTCACCGAGGAGGACCCGCCGCTGTTCGCCACCGGCCGGGCCTTCGTGGTCGGTCGCTTCCACGAGGAGGAGGCGGTCGATCTGGTGCGGGCGCAGGGCGCCCACCTTGCCTTCCTGCCCTCCATCTCGCCGGAAACCTGGTGCTACGCCCTGTCGACCGCCTGGCGCTCCGGGCTCCAGGTCGCCGCCTTCGATCTGGGTGCGCTCGGCGAGCGAATCCGCGCCCATGGCGGCCATCTTCTGCCTCCGTCGCTGGATGCGTCGGCAATCAATGATGCGCTCCTGGGTCTCCTTGACGCTCATACGCTGTCTGGCGTAGCAATCGATCCACCCGTTCCCGTCCGGCCGGGTCCTGGACCCGGCGGCCTGGCCGCGCCGGACATGCCGGACCGCCACCGCCCAACCTTCCGTTCCCGTGGAGTATCGTCGATGTTCGGTAGCGCTGCGCCCGCTGAAGCTGCACAGTCCAGCCAGATCAAAGCCACGGCCCAGACCCTTGCTTTGACGCCCGGCTTCTACTCCCTGATCGTAACGAATGGCGGCGGCGCCGCGGTCGTCGGCGATTTCCCGCTGCCGAGCGTGCAACTGGCCGCCGCCCCCAACGCGGCGGCGGGAACCGATGTAGAGATGATCGGAACGGCGCCGGGCAACTGGCTGACCAAGCCGGGCGACGTGGTCATCATCAAGGTT
The Azospirillum thermophilum genome window above contains:
- a CDS encoding glycosyltransferase family 4 protein, whose protein sequence is MRILLLTRYSPMGPSSRIRHYQFLPALAEAGLSVSVAPLLPDSYLEALYAGKPRSPLRIAAAYADRLRHMAGLCRFDLLWIEKELLPWLPYGIESWFLRNAPPYIVDFDDAWFHHYDRSRWPLVRHLLGRKLDRVMRRAALVTAGNAYLADRAAAAGARAVEILPTVVDLDRYPLPPPAPADGPAVVGWIGSPMTDHYLSLIAGPLRRLEAETGARLSLVGANPKVLYGPSTDHHPWSEDSEAGHIAAFDIGIMPLDDTPWEQGKCGYKLIQYMACGKPVIASPVGVNRDIVEHGVNGFLAETPDEWLEALRRLARDPGLRSRMGAAGRAKVEAQYSLAVTAPRLVGLLRAAAAG
- a CDS encoding calcium-binding protein, with the protein product MAVSSTITGGITNATDTSTLAGAIIKNTSLVNSANLTSTPLLVTSAASPVDPGTASGVALIASTVAGAVTLLGGAGNNNLLVANDKAGTVLQAGTGIGQTLVGGTGGQLLGTSATGNGAATILGGTGSDTVVAAAGNNVLTAGEGNNTIVAVGGNNRIFAAGNDTVFAAGGNATIGAGTGNSTLFVTSGNNLITGGQGNTTIAAAAGNNTIFGGSGNTTIAGGGGNDVLIGGTSKSANVVIGGFAGNDTLIGGVGNDTLFGGDGNDVFVFSTVFGGGKHIIGDFKAGTDLIAVQGYGMTAAQVASSVTVTGGSSVISLSDGTQITIAGVTGLTASSFAV
- a CDS encoding glycosyltransferase, coding for MQVPLDLKDQASRQQLDRLLDADRVAEAEDVARALLADEDSHVQGATGLARCAFARDDLDGALRWSGRAARFAPNDIALKAFHGALLTAAGRPAEAVALLENQAEQAVTPTASIALAQALARLGSQDRLLPLVARLLHRFPPAIAPLLADLAEHTVLSGMTVGWAAADPDLCITGALSVKEGISADSVLRIDSPHGPLLALALPAFLQRFGRSGGPQGLFRFAVPLDATTEGEELALTLSGVPLLGSPLRPLRCAPVEGSAVLEGSVLSGWAWCPGDPPRQVAVRVGDSTGRSVTFAADRPIEAPGDFGMEDGKYGFLLDLEKTSLTPGLLQVTAGAGDTPLAGSPLPWPGPNRAIRLPAPVLPPPARPGRSLRPPAAIDVVIPVYRGRSETLACLHAVLATVAGLPCEIVVVDDATPEPDLARDLDALAAEGRITLLRNERNLGFPATVNRGLKSHFDGVRAKRDVVLLNADTLVAGDWLVRLRAAAWSAPDIGTVTPLSNDATILSYPSGQKRPPAPTSAGTQALDRIAATVNAGLRVELPTAVGFCTYIRHDCLEETGLLEERLFGRGYGEENDFCLRARQRGWRHVAAADVFVAHVGGRSFGRHKTILGARNGRLLESLHPGYDALVRAFIKDDPLMAARRRLDLARWTAGPDHQAILLVTLGGRGGVARFVEERSAALRAEGRRVLRLVPETDEDEEAGDERDAKRRDGEGKGDDRRASPAPLPAERRCRIVVDARPDLHDLTFRTRTEFAELVSALRQAGVAAVEFHHLMGHDPLVLDLPGRLGVPYDLVVHDYGLICPRVNLVDGGGRYCGEPDLAACERCTADPRDRFDPDLTVTALRRRSRHLAAGARRITVPTRDVADRLLRHIQPRPVTVTPWETVVPVPGPRPPRTREGRWRICTIGAVGIQKGYEILLACARDAAARDLPLEFVVVGFTEEDPPLFATGRAFVVGRFHEEEAVDLVRAQGAHLAFLPSISPETWCYALSTAWRSGLQVAAFDLGALGERIRAHGGHLLPPSLDASAINDALLGLLDAHTLSGVAIDPPVPVRPGPGPGGLAAPDMPDRHRPTFRSRGVSSMFGSAAPAEAAQSSQIKATAQTLALTPGFYSLIVTNGGGAAVVGDFPLPSVQLAAAPNAAAGTDVEMIGTAPGNWLTKPGDVVIIKVSGGTANVVLTSYKHVDRPNALLNLQVARIDDAVAPQAAPISQAASMPAAPMPIGPAPVPQQAPLQITRPPRTEILAHIQRQGDMRFADGNWAGCVGQRQWIEAFSITPVEGLAPEDIEYKGLTANGWETPWISGGNMCGSRGLGTPLIGFSIRLRGAAAERFDCHYEGAFVSGHRSAPGLNGTPCRSDAIGDPLEGILLRIVEKQAGLRPGFL